In Malus sylvestris chromosome 15, drMalSylv7.2, whole genome shotgun sequence, a single genomic region encodes these proteins:
- the LOC126601099 gene encoding uncharacterized protein LOC126601099 — protein MHTQISDSEQQELIEKLDIFRIRGRDKRGRTVLRIIGKFFPARIVSVDALRKYLEERIFPEIEKKPFAVLYVHTGAQRCENFPGISAVRSIYDAIPIGVRRNLEAVYFLHPGLQARLFFATFGRFFFTDGVYGKLRYVSRLDYLWEHVRRSEIEVPDFVYDHDEDLEHRPMMDYGLESDHPRVYDAPAVDSPVSTYSMRCIS, from the exons ATGCATACTCAAATCTCCGATTCCGAGCAGCAGGAACTCATCGAGAAGCTCGACATCTTCAGGATCAGGGGACGTGACAAACGCGGCCGCACCGTCCTTCGCATCATCGGCAAATTCTTTCCAG cTCGAATTGTGAGCGTTGATGCTCTGCGGAAGTATTTGGAGGAGAGAATATTCCCAGAGATCGAGAAAAAGCCGTTCGCTGTGCTGTACGTGCACACTGGAGCTCAAAGGTGCGAGAACTTCCCCGGAATCTCAGCCGTCCGATCAATCTACGACGCCATCCCGATCGGCGTCCGCCGGAATCTCGAAGCCGTGTATTTCCTCCACCCCGGCCTCCAGGCCCGCCTCTTTTTCGCCACCTTCGGCCGCTTCTTTTTCACCGACGG GGTATACGGAAAGCTGAGGTACGTGAGCAGGCTCGATTATTTGTGGGAGCACGTGAGGAGGAGCGAGATTGAGGTGCCTGATTTCGTGTACGATCATGATGAGGACTTGGAGCACCGTCCGATGATGGACTACGGATTGGAGAGCGATCATCCGAGGGTGTACGATGCGCCCGCGGTTGATTCGCCTGTGTCGACGTACTCCATGAGATGCATCTCTTAG